atatataattttttttatacatgtattatatagtttgcaaatattaagttgttctgtcatcatattatatttttaacataaatatttatatttatgaaaataaatttatgaatttaatataatttatcatatttagttcaatataatagtttattttaacatgatttattattattataaaatatataaaaataatttttttttattttttcattttataaacgataactaaaaataaaataaaatttatcatatttagttcaatataataatattttatttaaaattaaactatatcattattaaaatagttacaaagattttatattattagctttaGTGAATATATGGAACTTACCAACATAGTTTATGgctttatttctaaatttgaaatttatatatggAAGTTAAATTAAATTGGACCtactttaataaataaaattatatgcatagtcttttaaaatgatatataactCAACTTAATGTTAACGGATTGTGTTTCCCGCAATGCGTTCTTTGGGTTCCGCTACAAACATTCATACCATCTATTTGTAGTGTTAATAGATAgttaaaatattcatatatttaattTCCGCTACCAGAAATTAGGATTGTGATATGATTAGCATCTTTCATGGGTACCAGTTTGTCACATGAAACCATGCACTTTGAATATATTCCCATATAAAATCACCAACagtctttctctttttcttttaataaagtttttgtgaaggaaaaatatgttttgtaaGTTCCACTTTTCGCCCATCACTAATTTAGTAACggatctatttatttattttctcaatAGTAAAATAAAACCACCGAAATCtcatgaattttgaaaattttgagattctattgttattggtttttGGATTTCACAAGTCTTAATAGAATACATTGTTAgtggtttaagaattttcaaaatccattcaaatcatttgttattcaaaaaatttagttattattgattCTCTAATTCTAGCTAAATCTTATGTTATTGGgagataaattttattcatttttactcataagactcaactttcaaaatatcatatgtattcatatgatttttcaAATTCATGTGataaaaaactagaaaacaaaatagttaTTCTTATATGTCCAAAAGTATAATTCATTacaattttatatacttttacattttaatacataactatatttatattgttttatcatttttgaatatataattatatttataaatattaaaattttaaaaataaaatttttaaaatagtttcaaaaagcatttttgaatttcaaatttttttttttaaatcaatattttttttttaaaaaagttcgaatttgaaaacatgtaattctaaactaacaaaaaattaaaaaaatctaaaattactaaaacattataaaaagtttgaatttataaacatataattcgaaattaattttttttttttttattatttatatatttataaagtaatgggtaaaatagttttttatctTTCTAGTGAAACatcttttgatcattttattcgAACAGCAGTACAAAAACAACTTTGGGAAATTTTAAGTAACTCTTGAAAAAGGATGGATGTCCCatacttttattaattttctattctcaactgattttttatttttttgagtttCTTCAAAACTAACTTTTTGATTGATGCTCAATATTTTGAAGGGCCCTATCGTCTAATTAGTTTTTTCCCAGGAAAAAAATGTGCACAAAATCGTTGTCAGAAAACGACTAGTCCAATAAATATAGTCCAAAAGTCATAATAAATCGCCGAATTCCCATCCATAATCGATGGAAGCATTTTTTAACTGCATTACATCAAAAAACTTTcctagtaaaataattaaaagtcataAAAATTCTTGTTCACATAAATATATTTGTCCCACGTACCACCCTTTCTCTCTTTAAAACCAAGAATGCCATTAACTTCCTCCattaaacaaagaacaaaagaaTGGCAAATATGTCAAACCCATTTCTTTCATCTCTATATTTTCTACTTCTCCACCACATCAAACCCGAAACTTGAATACATAAagacaaaagtaaaaaaaaaggatcATCAAATTCAAAGAAGAGTCATATATATCAACCGATCTTTTAGCTATGGGGGCAGCTTCAAGCCTCGCCGGATCTGAGGCTTATGCTGGAAAGTTATGCGGTCTCGAAGACGTACCTGAGAACTGTATAGCGGCAATGTTCATGTGCATGGAACCACCGGAGATATGCATACTTGCAAGGGTGAATAAGTCATTTCATAGGGCGTCGAGATCCGACACGGTGTGGGAACACAAGCTTCCCCTTAACTACAAATTTTTGGTCCGAAGAATCCTTGAAGATCAACAAGTAGGAGAAAAAGACAAAGTTATTAGCCGCACGAAAGAGATCTATGCAAGGCTTTGCCGACCAAACTTCTTCGACGCCGGCACAAAGGTTTTTTTctcttaattattatattttggtctTTAGAATCTTTCATTTATTTGATGGTCACATATGTACCTTAGATGTTTCTTGGGGTGtagaaaaggaaaaatagattttttcggGAGACtagtataagaaaaaaaacattgggCAGAATTGTAAATGTCGAAATTAGTCTCTAGTATTTTATTCATGATCAAAATAAAGGGTTGGAAAAGCTTATAGGGATAAGTTCTACGAATTCACTTTAGACAATCATGCCTAAAGCATAATAGTTGTTCCCATCATGCCTAAAATCAACTAGACAGTAATAAAATCAGTATTCTAAAAATGATTTAGGTAGCGTCTGTGTGCAAGCTATTTGACAAATCagtcataaattaaaaaaaaaatctaatcgatcataaattaaaataaaaaatctaaaacgatTTTCAAAAACCTAGACACACTTAAACATTAATTTTACCGTCCAACAATTCTTTGAACTTTGAATACAAAACAGTTTTTACTATTTCCACACTTTCTTTTTTGGGTGTATAAGGATATAACTAAGGTTATACAAAAAGATTCTTTATATAACTTTTTCGTATCTTCTGGTCTTGTTGATCGTTttcattataaataaaaaaatgatatgtATAGAAAGGCCAACcattgctattttttttttttttgaaaaagccAACCATTGCAATTTGCCAAGTTGAAATAAAATGCACCAttatttctttataaatattGATGCACCactatatattttgaaagatatttttgtaactttatatcagttttctTTCTTTAGGGTTTAATTCTGTTTCGTTacgaattattattttttattctagagaaattataattataatatatgaataaaatcTGGATCATTGTATGGTTCAGTGGTTCCGACATGTTTGGTTTTGAGTCTTTTAACATGCAATTCAAACCAAAAAGCTAATATTAAAAGGGAATCCGTCGACCGAATGGGTTTGTCATGTGTGTACGAAAGAAGAAACAGAAAGAGTATAATATGAAACCAGTGTGGTGGTACTCCAGGCGCTTGAGAGAATATACCCAATACGGCGAACCCTGGTTCGAACCCCATTAGTCACACGGATATGAGCtattgttttcggtttatttgAATGCCTAGGAAAGGGTCTATCCGTGGACTGTACCTCCATCCGGAAgttaggtctgtgtctttaatagatctggatttaactttttttttttgtcaaaaaagataAGAGTATAATATGAAAACCTTTTATTAGAGTTAGTTGCGACTTATTCATATATTAGTtaataataaaagtaattgtttggATTGTAATGAGAAAAAAGGAAGCATGGTTGGACAAGAGAAGTGGGAAAGTGTGTTTGGCTATATCACCAAAGGCAATGAAGATAACCGGCTTTGATGATCGCCGATATTGGGAACGTATTCCTTCCGACGAGTCAAGGTCATTTTTACGTCTCTATACATctctttcattttatttattattgataaAAGTATAAAATCTAGCATGTCTGGTCGCCTAGTCCAAATcccaaaagataagaaaggtttcAGTTTGGACTGATCCAAGCACAAAACATACTACACAGTATACAACAATAAAtataagaaaagtaaaaaaaaaaatatagtataaaaTAACAGAATGTGAGAAGAGGAATAACCTAAAATCCAAAATCTAATTGCCtctgaattcttttttttttttgtgcactaGACAAAAATACCAGCAATATCATTAAAAGATTTAGTGGATGAGTTATAGTTTAAGCCTAAACTCTTTCTGATTTGTGCATCTAATTGTGCTTTAACTGAACCCATCgttatttattaagaaaaacgACTTTGTCaacattttttctctctttcaaaCTAATCATTGGATAATACAAAGAAAAATGACAAGTTGATTGTTGGCTACAAATTGTATAAGCATGCAATGAATTTTTCGTATAATAACAGAATAAACGCGTATACGAAATGTATAATGACGTGTAATATTCATATAGCTGATATATAATCTTTAGATAAGCTCGAGCTGTTTGTTTAGTGAATATGGAAACTGTTGGGTCCTTGACGGAAATGTCATTTTCTCTTATCCCAAATTTGCTCGATCATATCAATAATTGGATGGCTTTCCTTCAActatcatttttattctatttccCTACATATTCtctcatatatttttaatttaatactaTTCGGAAACTTTTCCAGATTATTTCCAATAGTTCAAATATTTAAACGAAAAAcgtttaatataaatatacataatcaTTATCCCCGTTATATCACTATATTCCcatgttacaaaaataaatatgaatattttatatattcccatgtttttttgttgttaatttaaaattcaCCTACCAAtaatgaaaattgaaaaaataaatagaggATAATGAGTATTAGATATATGAtgttaaatgtatttttataaaattaataattttttttggaataatattcatttagtaacaaaaattcctcattattcctcttcaattttgataaggaacatacatgtattttttaaaaaaaatttggcttTTATATTTAAATGCAAAAGTAAAGAAAATGAATTTGAGGGAAaggaaacataaattttaaaataaattcttCATTTTATTCCTCTAAATAAACCACCAATTGAAACGATAATTTCTTCCACTAGTGCTTCATCTAGGTGATAATCCCTACAAAAAAAAGAGGACAGTACTTATCTATAAGTATATTAGATGAGATCCAATATTTTCTCCACTTAAGAGACATATAGTCTACAGATTAAGTAAGTGACAGAGTACTTGATCAACATTGTCCCCTTACCAACACTCGCATCTATCTGTTATGATTCTTTTCATTCTTAATTTCTTAGTTCTTACAACGGTTAATATTCTATTGAACCTTTTGTTCCATTCAGATTTGGATCAATAGCTTATCTCCGGCAAGTATGGTGGTTAGAAGCAGTGGGAAATATCAGATTTGAATTTGCACCAGGAAAATACAGTGTACTTTTCAAGATACATTTAGGCAAACCTTTGAGAAAGTGTGGGAGAAAAACATGTAACCTCGACCAAGTTCATGGTTGGGATATCAAACCGGTCAGTTTTCAACTGTCTACATCAGACGGCCAAAGTGCGATGTCTGAACGACATTTGGATGAACCAGGGAGGTGGTTTTATCATcacgtgggtgattttgtcgTAGAGAATCAAAACTCGCCCGTTTGGGTCAAGTTCTCTATGCTCCAGATAGATTGTACACATACCAAAGGTGGTTTATGTTTAGATTGTGTGATTATATGTCCATTTGAGTTTAGAGGGAAATACACATGTTTCGATTAGTTTTTGTTTGAAAGGTTTTGTTTTGATATATTAGTTTGTAGGATATTTATTACTTGTAAATCTATAAAGTCTGTTTATATTGTAAGATAATTACTATAATTAGAATGTGCAAATTCATATAAGTTTCTGTAAATGTAATTCTAACCGACATTGACATACGTacataaaaggtttttttttatatagtaatTTGATTAAGAATTGATAAATGTGTTAGTTATGGCCTCAGTTATTTAATCTCGAAGCCCAAACCAAGCCCATTTATCAATCCAAGTCGGCAATATCTTTTGCGTATAAAAGAAGGCACAAGACGTTCAGAGAAAGCAACCCTAATAGAGGTTCACGGCAGAGAACATCGAGAGGAAGATCAAGACATAAGAAACCAGAGAAATAGACACTTTGGAGCCATGTCTTTGAGAGACCGAGTTTCTTTGATCTTCTTAATATGTTGTTGTGTTCTCTTTAAGCTTgtacctgaaacacaaagaaagcgCCGGTTGAGAGCGTTGTATAAACCTTTGATAAGATAGTGGATGTTTGTGGGAGAAGGTTCCCACACGAGATGTACCCTTGCGGAGGGGAACTCGTTAATTCTTGGTGTCAAAGTTACTTTAATTTTGTGTTTGGTCCGTGAAGAATCAACATGCTTATGTGTGATTCGAAGTTAAGTTcccaacaagtggtatcagagccgtgGTTAAGATAATCACGGTATCAGGAGAGGTACACAAGCTCTATGAAGAGGAAGGTTCTGTCCTGAAACTAACCAACAAACCGTGAGACTGGTTTTGTATGTTTTCTTGTGATGGAGGATATCACAAGGTTTCAGATTGTCTTATGGCAAAGACTGACTAAGATCCGTTGGCTAAAGGTCTAGGTTCTTTTCAAAATCAATCAACAACTTCATGCCTCAAATCTGGAGCAGATTATGTCTATTTCCGCTGCGATCACAAAGGAGATTTTGTGATGAACATGTTGGCAGTTTGTCAATGGGACTTTGTTCTGCAACTGGAAGGTTAAAATCTGGTTTGAACACAAGATCTGTATGCAAGCTTTATAGAAGAATTTGATCAAGATACAGCGCTGGTTTTCTAGGATAATTCTTAGTGAAGAATGATGGTAAAAGGGATTAATACAGATGGTTTTCAAGTATGTCACAAACAGCTGTGGAGGATGGAGCGATTGGACTAGGGGACGCCTTAGTTCCTAGATCTCTATGTGTGTTAATGGCTGGTATGATATACATGTTAAGATTTTATGGATTCTGAGAAAGGGACAGCAGATGAAGTTGAGATTTATGGTCGTGAAATTTGTTAGATTAAAGACAGTGTTCGTAATCTGAAGATCTCAGAATTTATGGGAAAGATTTTTTTGAGAAGACATCATGAAGGGCAATAAGTCTCGGTTTTAAGGGTTTTGGTTCAGGAGGATCTCACAGGTACGATGATCAaggtctcttaatttttttttttttgatcatcaGAAGTCAAGTGGAAACAAAGTTGAAAGAATACCTCAAGAAGAATCTGATGGAGAAGAATCAGAAGTTGCTTAGTCGACAATGCAATGGTTTTGTTGTAACAAGTTCTACTTGTGGGAACAACAGAAGATTTTCTTACACGTGAGGTGATGGGAATAATTGTAAAAGACTCAAGTAGGAGTTACAATTATATCAACAAGAAGTTTCAGAAAGTGACTTAGCAGGAAAAAATTGCTAACGTAGATTAGCAGAAGTGTTACCATAAAGAGGCTACATGAAGTTATTTGGTAACAGGTAGCTGGAGGCTACAAATCAATGAAGTATTGGTGGGTGCTGTTTGGACTCAAGATCTCAGGCTACTACGTAAGATGCATCAAGGGGTTTTTTGTTTCACTAGTCCACAAGGTGAAACATGTTAAGATTTAAATTAATGAAAGTACGGAGCAAGTGAGATTGCACGGGGTCTGATAGTCAGATAATACTATCAAGGAAGAGTTCAAGGGAGtcaatactaaactctaaaagGCTAAATCTGATGGTGGAAAGCAGATTTAGAAATACTTCAATGGTAGCAAAGTTCTTGGTGATTCTCTTTGGGAGGGATGTTGATTAGTGTGTGCACATTGAGCGGGATGTCTAATGGGATGACACAGCTCCTGGTTTTAGATCACACTAAGGTTATCAGTTACACAAGTCATACTGGTTATGCGGATATTAAGAAGCGAATATTTGATCAACTCAACGAGGTGAAGCTGCAGTCTATAAGAGACGTTTCTTAACGGATTACGTTCCAGGTGGAGCTATTTGATAGTTCAGGGACTGTGCGTGTATTAAGAAATTGTTCTGGTGTTTTCAGATTAGCAAGCATGTGTGATCTGAGCTGTTTTGAGTAAGCTTCAAAGAATGGAAGTTTAACGTGGATCATTCACTGAAATATACAAAGCTCATGGTTGGAGAGTGTGTATTGAAATCCAAGAATGGTAAAGGAGTGAACAAGGTTAAAATGGTTCACTAGGAAAGACAAGTTGCTGGATACATGATCAGCACGGACTATCTGAATGTTTAAGCTTGGATAAAGAAGATGAAGTATTTAAAGGAAGGGTAAACAGCCAAGAGCACAGAGAAATCTGCAGGATCTTTATCAAACCTATAGAAGCAACGAGAGAAAGATTCTATAGAAGAACACAAATGCATTTGGAGCTAACAACTAATGAAAGACTTGGTTGTATCGGTTTGCATAAGGGAAAGTATGTGGTCAGCTTCTCAGGAAAAGCAATTGCAAAGGTATACAAGAGGAGCTGAGCGTGTTTTAGAATCTAGACATCTGAGAAAAAAGATGTAAATGCATTATTTGATGATATGCATTGATAATAAGAAACAAGTAAGGCTAGACTTGGTTTCTTTTGGCATCACAAGAAGAAAATTAAGGAGATTTTCAGAGAGAGAACTTGAATTGAAAATCACGTGAGGAAACATCAATTGAAAGACACGTTCTGTTCGTAAGTCCAAGGACTGTCTTCGTGATGCAAGCACCAAACTGGTTTTTTGGTGAGTTCCCAAATACAAGCAACAAGTATTTTGTGAAACAGGTTTTACAGTTGAAAAAAGTCTGTCGCAAGCTTAAGATGTGATAGAAAGTGGCTGTAACCGGGAGTTTCAGGTGTCATGGTTTAGTCATTGACAAGagactatttttttctttgctagTGGTGGTGATCTACTGGTAATGGGGTTTATTTTAAACTTTACAAGCTGAATGGGTGGTTGTGTCGAAAGTCTTCCCTACGGTTTAGTTTGGAGGCGCGTTCCATCAGTGACGGTGGCGGTACAAGATATAATTCAGATTATGGTTGTTCAAATAAAAGGCAACAAGTTCAATCTCAGGTTTTCTAAGTGCATTGGTTATTGCTAAGATGCATTTCAGAGATTGTTTTGCAAGGTGAATCAGAGATTGTTTCTTAGTGAAACATGTATGGTTCAAGGGTCTATTGCAGTTGATTCAAGGGTTGTTTGATTCTAAGATAAGCGCACATCAAAAGAATCAAAGGGTAACAAAAGGAATCAAAATGCAGAGGGCTACGGATTAGTTCAATCACTAACATATTTATGGCAGTAACTGAAGTCATGAAAAGGCTAAGTGattggttatttttaaatgaaaatcaGTGTCTACGGGATTGAAGAGTTACCTTTTAGGCATCCGGAGCCGAGGTGAGGTAAACTTGATTCCAGGTGGAGCAGCTGATGAAAAGATTCAAGTGAAGCAGGTTAATACTTCACAGTGTTATTGAATCCAAAGGAACGAGTCAAGAGTATTCGTGTCAGGTTCTATAAGTTACATAAAGACACCAGAAGGATGAGAGAAAgtcgggttttttttttttcagaagaaTTTGACTTCagagaaaatcaaaaaaaaaaattaagtttttttggttttgggaaAGTTTGACGTTAAATGGGCAACTAATATTGGCTTGGGAATATCATAAGAGACATATATAGATATGACTCAAGTATTATGATGTTACCTGAGGTCAACGAGACAGTTGAAGATCATGGGATGTTCATCGGAGAAGCTATTTACTGCAAGCGTTGTCCTACAATATAATACAAGCCTGGATTTATTTCTTCAGAATTTTGTCCAAGGGTTggagaataaaaataaagttaccagACATGTAAGAGAAGATGTGCTCTTCTTGGAGGTAAAGTCGTGACAAGGAATTGGTATCAATGGTTTCAGGTGGAGTACCTGTGGAAGAAACCATCAGATTCAATTAAGGTTCTTTCTCACAGGTTATATGATAATCAGAAGAGTAAATGGCTACGATGAATGACTTATGTTCAAAGAGTTACCACAAGTAATCAAAGGAGTCGAATGAGTTATTATAAATGTAGAGCCAGAAATCTGAATATCAGTAAAGGGTGTTACGATGTTTTACAGAAGGAATTCTCAGAAGAGTTCAACACTCAGTCAGTCATGAAAGAGATAGACATGGGTTGTTTGAGGATTACCTCAGACTACAGAAGCCAACAGTGTCGGAGATTGACATTGGAGGATGTGATGGCTAGTTAAAATTACATCCAGATTTCACTATCTGAAAGATCAAAGGGGAACAAAATTATTGTCAGCATTGATTCAAGCTGGATCAAAGCTGGGTTGAGATGCATCAGGTTGACTATTGAAAAAGCTCTCAAGTTTGGTGGTCTCTCAATGTCGAGGGTGTCAGAAGAATTGCAAGAGGCTGCGTGACATATGGCTGGAGATTGATCCATGGTCACGATATTGATCCATGGTCACGATCACCAAAAGAAGCTTAAGGGAAAAAGGTTTGTACCTTAAATGGTGAAGTTTCAGAGCATCAACGGTCTCCAGAGATGAGGTTGCAGAGAAGGTGCATTAATCTGCACCATGAGATACCTCGTCGGCAGTTGAGACGATAGCGAACACAATCTTTGTGGAACAGCTTTTGGAGGTTTCATTggtgattttgtatatttaattaccaCAGAGAGTGAGGCCACAACAAGTTGGTCATCCAAAACAGAAGATCGCTGGTGGAGGCTGCGAATAGTCTCGTCGGAGAAGCCGCCTGAGAACATGGAGGATCGGGAAGTGCAGTGTCTTTGTCATCAAAGAAGCTTGGCTTGGTCTGTGTTACGACAAGGTAGATTGTCGTGATCGGAAGAGAGACGATGGATAAATGAACTGGACTCAAGGTGGAGATTGTTAGTTATGGCCTCAGTTATTTAATCTCGAAGCCCAAACCAAGCCCATTTATCAATCCAAGTCGGCAATATCTTTTGCGTATAAAAGAAGGCACAAGACGTTCAGAGAAAGCAACCCTAATAGAGGTTCACGGCAGAGAACATCGAGAGGAAGATCAAGACATAAGAAACCAGAGAAATAGACACTTTGGAGCCATGTCTTTGAGAGACCGAGTTTCTTTGATCTTCTTAATATGTTGTTGTGTTCTCTTTAAGCTTgtacctgaaacacaaagaaagcgCCGGTTGAGAGCGTTGTATAAACCTTTGATAAGATAGTGG
The window above is part of the Brassica napus cultivar Da-Ae chromosome C3, Da-Ae, whole genome shotgun sequence genome. Proteins encoded here:
- the LOC106416306 gene encoding F-box protein PP2-A14-like, translating into MGAASSLAGSEAYAGKLCGLEDVPENCIAAMFMCMEPPEICILARVNKSFHRASRSDTVWEHKLPLNYKFLVRRILEDQQVGEKDKVISRTKEIYARLCRPNFFDAGTKEAWLDKRSGKVCLAISPKAMKITGFDDRRYWERIPSDESRFGSIAYLRQVWWLEAVGNIRFEFAPGKYSVLFKIHLGKPLRKCGRKTCNLDQVHGWDIKPVSFQLSTSDGQSAMSERHLDEPGRWFYHHVGDFVVENQNSPVWVKFSMLQIDCTHTKGGLCLDCVIICPFEFRGKYTCFD